A stretch of Arachis hypogaea cultivar Tifrunner chromosome 15, arahy.Tifrunner.gnm2.J5K5, whole genome shotgun sequence DNA encodes these proteins:
- the LOC112749120 gene encoding uncharacterized protein — translation MTVKMPRSRVQIKTLPVYRESEEVDGTHLYGKYKGVLLVAVAQDGNQNIVPIAFAIVEGEMADAWEFFLTNLQRYVVTIDAVGIISDRYTSIDAAIARSNGKWSPPRAWHMYCIRHIGSNFLRRFKSPYLHKLMVNTGYSRMEQEYNKNYQRLKERGEAYTQWCDEIGVERWVLAFDGGHHWGHMTTNLSTEAHERLRNGFTYSKFATKRVEESFRRAGNIVVNRFDRRNEMFEVERLPCRHVLACCANQRLDWQVYVHDAYKMSEICKVYRGEFVPMGDPSTWDRYEGAKVIANWTLRGTTKERPKSTRYLNEMDSRDMRGPRRCTICGREGHSRSRCPQRAGPSSIGGH, via the exons ATGACGGTGAAGATGCCAAGGTCTCGTGTTCAAATTAAAACGCTCCCCGTTTACCGTGAGAGTGAGGAG GTTGATGGCACGCACCTGTACGGAAAATATAAAGGTGTACTTCTGGTAGctgttgcacaagatgggaatcaaaacattgtgcctattgcatttgcgaTAGTCGAGGGCGAGATGGCAGACGCATGGGAGTTTTTCCTAACCAATTTGCAGAGATATGTTGTTACCATTGATGCTGTGGGCATTATTTCTGACCGCTATACCTCTATCGACGCTGCAATAGCTCGCAGTAATGGTAAATGGTCACCACCAAGGGCGTGGCACATGTACTGCATCAGGCACATCGGGTCCAACTTCTTGAGGAGGTTCAAGTCTCCATATTTGCATAAACTCATGGTGAACACAG GCTATTCTAGGATGGAGCAAGAGTACAACAAGAACTACCAAAGGCTTAAAGAGCGGGGTGAGGCATATACTCAATGGTGCGATGAGATCGGTGTTGAGAGATGGGTGTTGGCATTCGATGGTGGTCATCATTGGGGACATATGACGACAAACTTG AGTACCGAGGCTCATGAGCGTCTCCGCAACGGATTTACGTATTCAAAATTTGCAACGAAGAGAGTGGAAGAAAGCTTTCGACGTGCAGGAAACATTGTGGTCAACCGGTTCGACAGGCGCAACGAGATGTTTGAG GTCGAGCGACTTCCATGTCGCCACGTGCTTGCATGTTGTGCTAACCAGCGTCTTGATTGGCAAGTGTACGTGCATGATGCATACAAGATGTCTGAAATTTGCAAGGTGTACAGAGGCGAATTTGTTCCGATGGGTGACCCATCTACGTGGGATAGATACGAAGGagcgaaggtgatcgccaactgGACATTGAGGGGCACGACAAAAGAAAGACCGAAATCAACCCgctacttgaatgagatggattcgCGGGATATGCGTGGTCCTCGCCGGTGTACTATATGTGGACGCGAGGGACATAGCCGCAGCAGATGTCCTCAGCGCGCAGGTCCAAGCTCCATTGGAGGTCATTAG